A genomic window from Terrisporobacter glycolicus ATCC 14880 = DSM 1288 includes:
- a CDS encoding N-acetyltransferase, producing MDFIDIDLENIDKEHICCAISDKSQVSSKKTWLKDRIKDNIVFKKGDVRGKVFIEYIPAENAWCPIIADNYMFINCFWVSGKYKGQGIGSKLLEECIKDSKLKGKKGLIVLSSNKKKPFLSDKKYFVNKGFLVADIAKPYFELLYLPFEENEFVPRFKNTAKEEYINEKGFVLYYSHQCPFTSKYVSMIKDYAKEKDIDLHIVRYENKAQAQNAPTPFTTCSLYYDGKFITHEILSSKKFDNIFSIIK from the coding sequence TTGGATTTTATAGATATAGACTTGGAAAATATAGACAAAGAGCATATATGTTGTGCCATATCTGATAAAAGTCAAGTATCATCAAAAAAAACTTGGCTTAAGGATAGAATAAAAGACAATATAGTATTTAAAAAAGGTGATGTTAGAGGGAAAGTTTTTATTGAATATATACCTGCTGAAAATGCGTGGTGTCCAATCATTGCAGATAATTATATGTTTATAAATTGTTTTTGGGTTTCGGGAAAATACAAAGGACAAGGTATAGGTAGTAAGTTACTAGAAGAGTGTATAAAAGACAGTAAGTTAAAGGGAAAAAAAGGCTTAATAGTATTATCATCTAATAAAAAGAAGCCATTTTTATCAGATAAAAAATATTTTGTAAATAAGGGATTTTTAGTGGCTGATATTGCAAAACCTTATTTTGAATTATTGTATTTGCCTTTTGAAGAAAACGAATTTGTACCTAGATTTAAAAATACAGCAAAAGAAGAGTATATAAATGAAAAAGGATTTGTTTTGTACTATTCACATCAATGCCCTTTTACTTCTAAATATGTATCTATGATAAAGGATTATGCAAAGGAAAAAGATATTGATTTGCATATTGTTAGATATGAAAATAAAGCTCAGGCACAAAATGCTCCGACTCCATTTACCACATGTAGTTTATATTATGATGGGAAGTTTATAACTCATGAAATTTTAAGTAGTAAGAAGTTTGATAATATATTCAGCATTATAAAGTAA
- a CDS encoding (2Fe-2S)-binding protein, with protein sequence MGNLNKNVCNCRKVTFERIEDSIKNGANSFEEVVEETKATKGCGRCKSYVEDIVKSKLNR encoded by the coding sequence ATGGGAAATTTAAATAAGAATGTATGTAATTGTAGAAAAGTGACTTTCGAGAGAATAGAAGATAGCATAAAAAATGGAGCTAATAGTTTTGAAGAAGTTGTAGAGGAAACGAAGGCAACAAAAGGATGTGGAAGATGTAAATCTTATGTGGAAGATATAGTAAAAAGTAAATTAAATAGATAA
- a CDS encoding pentapeptide repeat-containing protein produces the protein MAYVNFKEENYKLKIQLDKRKKNNEKNYSYIIKHKKNMTDYNPDNRYSYEITENEFIGKKGLLDEKDYYNISNKDIICASFKDCTFANTKFINCRIIGCKFYDCKFILGGVIFENCIFIMEDNIKSPSLNNTINYSCEFYNCEFYSKFKNCDLSYSIFENCLIKNTSFEICMMKSMIANKCELNEIKISDSDLSGFKTHKCYILDFEFDDKYKTKLDEKTFFDKLVEIKKTREEYEGLYLTYQAIANKFKENTLDNNFGEYYYLCKKIQSKTLDPIPKIGSFLYRISCGYGERPFNALFMGIFLIVVFALIYLIVGLDIDNNYVIYNLETLKHFNFIGFIEDFNESLALSSGIFLGVGGYSCEPVQISLMLSNIEMILGTVTVGVGIGAIVRKIIR, from the coding sequence ATGGCTTATGTAAATTTTAAAGAAGAAAATTATAAATTAAAGATCCAATTGGATAAAAGGAAAAAAAATAATGAAAAAAATTATAGTTATATTATAAAGCATAAAAAGAATATGACTGACTATAATCCAGACAATCGATATAGTTATGAAATTACAGAAAATGAATTCATTGGCAAAAAGGGATTGTTAGATGAAAAAGATTATTATAATATTTCAAACAAAGATATAATATGTGCAAGTTTTAAAGATTGTACTTTTGCAAATACAAAATTTATCAATTGTAGAATAATAGGCTGTAAATTTTATGATTGTAAATTTATATTAGGTGGTGTTATTTTTGAAAATTGTATATTTATTATGGAAGATAATATAAAGTCACCGTCATTGAATAATACAATAAATTACTCTTGTGAATTCTATAATTGTGAGTTTTATAGTAAATTCAAAAATTGTGATTTATCATATTCAATATTTGAAAATTGTTTAATAAAAAATACTTCATTTGAAATATGCATGATGAAAAGTATGATAGCAAATAAATGTGAATTGAATGAAATAAAAATTTCGGATAGTGACTTAAGTGGATTTAAAACACACAAATGTTATATTTTAGATTTTGAATTTGATGATAAGTATAAAACTAAATTAGATGAAAAAACATTTTTTGATAAATTAGTAGAAATTAAAAAAACTAGAGAAGAATATGAAGGGCTATATTTAACTTATCAGGCTATTGCAAATAAATTTAAAGAAAATACTTTAGATAATAACTTTGGCGAATATTATTATTTATGTAAGAAAATTCAAAGTAAAACCCTGGACCCTATTCCAAAAATAGGATCATTTTTGTATAGAATATCTTGTGGTTATGGTGAGAGACCTTTTAATGCACTATTTATGGGAATATTTCTAATAGTAGTATTTGCGTTGATATATTTAATTGTTGGTTTGGATATTGATAATAATTACGTTATTTATAATTTAGAAACATTAAAGCATTTTAATTTTATCGGATTCATTGAAGATTTTAACGAATCATTAGCATTAAGCTCAGGTATATTTTTAGGTGTAGGTGGGTATAGCTGTGAACCAGTCCAAATATCATTGATGCTATCTAATATTGAAATGATTTTAGGGACAGTAACTGTGGGGGTTGGTATAGGTGCAATAGTAAGAAAAATTATAAGATAA
- a CDS encoding Na+/H+ antiporter NhaC family protein translates to MLIFSVFNNIFLGYGLTISLILFSLVGLKRNKSIKELLELYTFESKRSFPIIKILLLISILISVWLSCGTIPAIVYYSLKYINPNLFILFCFLIPALTSFLIGTSFGTISSIGIPLIIIAQASNLNLNLVGGAIMSGAYLGDRCSPLSSSLLLLCNLTNVDLFKYIRKIFIFGIIPTMVSIIFYLLFSFKNPLTFIDNSLSLTLYNDFHISFILLIPAIIIIILSLKKVSISKSITISIIASIIICFIIQKITMIDLCNYIIFGYKASSSLSNIIKGGGIISMLKTCYIIIISCCLTGFFSGLNIFNGLETYLKKIKLNKSKLFLVTLFLGLIIASIGCSQTIAFILTIETLKNSYENYNNEDMAMEFSNSAIVTSALIPWCIAALVPTSVLGISNYKFIPYAIFLYIVPFCHLCYCIYLDFYKDKSQKNFSKTKTF, encoded by the coding sequence ATGCTAATATTTAGCGTTTTTAATAATATTTTTTTAGGATACGGTTTAACTATTTCTTTAATTTTATTTTCTTTAGTCGGCCTAAAAAGAAATAAAAGCATAAAGGAGCTTCTTGAATTATATACCTTTGAATCTAAAAGAAGCTTTCCAATTATAAAAATTTTATTATTAATTTCAATTTTAATAAGTGTTTGGTTAAGTTGTGGAACAATTCCTGCAATAGTTTATTATTCACTAAAATATATTAACCCTAATCTATTTATTTTATTTTGTTTTTTAATCCCAGCTTTAACATCCTTTTTGATTGGAACTTCCTTTGGTACTATAAGTTCTATAGGCATACCTCTTATTATTATTGCACAGGCATCTAATCTTAACTTAAATTTAGTAGGAGGAGCAATTATGTCTGGGGCATATTTAGGTGATAGATGTTCACCTTTATCTTCTAGTTTACTTCTTCTATGCAATTTAACTAACGTTGATTTATTTAAATATATTAGAAAAATTTTCATTTTTGGTATTATTCCAACTATGGTTAGTATTATTTTTTATTTATTATTCTCCTTTAAAAATCCTTTAACTTTTATTGACAATTCACTAAGTTTAACTTTATACAATGATTTTCATATTAGTTTTATTTTATTAATACCAGCTATTATAATTATTATTTTATCGTTAAAAAAAGTTTCAATTTCAAAATCAATAACTATAAGTATAATAGCTTCAATAATAATTTGCTTTATTATTCAAAAAATAACTATGATAGATTTGTGTAATTATATTATATTTGGATATAAAGCCTCTTCATCCTTATCAAATATTATTAAGGGCGGTGGCATTATTTCCATGCTTAAAACTTGTTATATAATTATTATTTCATGCTGTTTAACAGGATTTTTTAGTGGATTAAATATTTTTAATGGTTTAGAGACGTATTTGAAAAAAATAAAACTAAATAAGAGTAAGTTATTTTTAGTAACCTTATTTCTTGGCTTAATAATTGCATCTATTGGATGTAGCCAAACTATAGCTTTTATTCTAACTATAGAAACACTTAAAAATAGCTACGAGAATTATAATAATGAAGATATGGCTATGGAATTTTCCAATTCCGCAATCGTTACATCTGCCTTAATCCCATGGTGCATAGCTGCACTCGTTCCTACTTCAGTCTTAGGCATAAGTAATTACAAATTTATCCCATATGCTATTTTTCTATATATAGTCCCATTTTGTCATTTATGTTATTGTATCTACTTGGATTTTTATAAAGATAAATCACAAAAAAATTTTTCTAAAACAAAAACTTTTTAG
- a CDS encoding DUF362 domain-containing protein, translating into MNKSKVYYTNLRTDFKNNLLDKLQILVTKAGINNIDFENKYTAIKIHFGEPGNLAYLRPNFSKVIVDLINSKNGKVFLTDCNTLYVGGRKNGLEHLDSAYTNGYNPFTTGCHIIIADGIKGTDEALVPVYSGEYVKEAKIGQAIMDADIFISMNHFKGHESTGFGGALKNIGMGCGSRAGKMEMHSSGKPFIKEKKCVGCKSCAKNCAHEAISFGENKKASIDHNKCVGCGRCIGSCNYDAVSSPTDESNDILNKKIAEYSKAVLQDRPHFHISFVIDISPNCDCHRENDLPIIPDVGIFASFDPVALDMACVDACNKQSVIHGSYLDEQRHHCHDHFINTHPETNWEVCIDHSVKLGIGNKEYELIEV; encoded by the coding sequence ATGAATAAATCAAAAGTTTATTATACTAATCTAAGAACAGACTTCAAAAACAATTTATTAGACAAATTACAAATACTAGTTACAAAAGCTGGTATAAATAACATTGATTTTGAAAACAAGTATACAGCCATAAAAATTCACTTTGGAGAGCCAGGAAATTTAGCCTACTTAAGACCTAATTTTTCTAAAGTCATTGTGGATTTAATAAATTCAAAAAATGGTAAAGTGTTTTTAACAGATTGTAATACTCTTTACGTTGGTGGTAGAAAAAATGGCCTTGAGCATTTAGATTCCGCTTATACTAATGGTTATAATCCATTTACTACTGGATGCCATATAATAATCGCTGATGGAATTAAAGGTACAGATGAAGCTCTTGTACCTGTTTATAGTGGAGAATATGTTAAAGAAGCTAAAATAGGTCAAGCTATAATGGATGCTGATATTTTCATTTCAATGAATCATTTTAAAGGTCATGAATCTACAGGTTTTGGTGGAGCATTAAAAAATATAGGTATGGGATGTGGATCTCGTGCCGGTAAAATGGAAATGCATAGTAGTGGAAAGCCTTTTATAAAGGAAAAGAAATGCGTTGGATGTAAATCATGTGCAAAAAATTGTGCTCATGAAGCTATTTCATTTGGAGAAAATAAAAAAGCTTCTATTGACCATAATAAATGTGTTGGATGTGGAAGATGCATTGGGTCATGTAACTATGATGCTGTAAGTTCACCTACAGATGAATCCAATGATATACTAAATAAAAAAATAGCAGAGTATTCTAAAGCCGTATTACAAGATAGACCTCATTTTCATATAAGCTTTGTTATAGATATTTCTCCAAACTGTGATTGTCATAGAGAAAATGATTTGCCTATTATTCCAGATGTAGGTATTTTTGCTTCGTTTGATCCTGTTGCTTTAGATATGGCTTGTGTAGATGCTTGCAACAAACAAAGTGTAATACATGGTAGTTATTTAGACGAACAAAGACACCATTGTCATGACCATTTTATAAATACTCATCCTGAAACAAATTGGGAAGTTTGTATCGATCATAGTGTCAAACTAGGTATTGGGAATAAGGAATATGAATTAATTGAAGTATAA
- a CDS encoding Na+/H+ antiporter NhaC family protein, whose translation MRRRNLRLFLMTTMLFIMTTVLSFAEEVDVAAQNADKFGLWTLIPPLVAISLAFITKNVIVSLVIGIMSGGFILNITGNNPFMAIFYSFLDLIQRAVGSLADPWNAGIILQVLAIGGVINLVGKMGGAKAIAEALSNKAKTAKSAQIMTWFAGLFVFFDDYANSLIIGPMMRPVTDKMKVSRERLAFIIDATAAPVAGLAIISTWIGLEVGLIGTAFESIGVETNAFGVFLNTIPFRFYNLLILGFIVMTALLLKDFGPMRKAELECRRGSQNLTSNEEVNKNLSKHDDMEPLEGVKLSVWNAIIPIGALIVGALFAFYYSGYTAIMGGEDTTVIQLMQNSPASFNAIKEAFSNADASVALFQSALFAGIVAMVMGVCKKMFTVSEALDIWVDGMKTLVITGVILICAWSLSSVIKELGTAKYLITLLSGSLPPFIVPSLIFVLGAIISFATGTSYGTMGILMPLAIPLAYSINPDMSYVIVATSAVLTGAIFGDHCSPISDTTILSSMGAGCNHIDHVRTQMPYSIFVGVITIVFGYIPAGFGLPVYLVLPLAFVAMFIGIQVLGKSVEVEDIQGNELLEN comes from the coding sequence ATGAGAAGAAGAAATTTAAGATTATTTTTAATGACAACCATGCTATTCATAATGACAACAGTATTATCTTTTGCAGAAGAAGTTGATGTTGCTGCACAAAATGCAGATAAATTTGGTTTATGGACTTTAATACCACCGCTAGTTGCCATTTCACTTGCTTTTATAACTAAAAATGTTATAGTATCTTTGGTTATAGGGATTATGTCAGGGGGATTTATATTAAATATAACAGGAAATAATCCTTTTATGGCAATATTTTATTCATTTTTGGATTTAATTCAAAGGGCAGTGGGATCTTTAGCAGATCCATGGAATGCAGGTATAATTCTTCAAGTTTTAGCAATAGGAGGAGTTATAAATTTAGTTGGAAAAATGGGTGGAGCAAAAGCCATAGCTGAAGCCTTATCAAATAAAGCAAAAACAGCAAAAAGTGCTCAAATAATGACTTGGTTTGCAGGATTATTTGTATTCTTTGATGACTATGCAAACTCTTTAATAATAGGACCTATGATGAGACCTGTTACAGACAAAATGAAAGTATCAAGAGAAAGATTAGCGTTTATAATAGATGCCACTGCAGCACCAGTTGCAGGTTTAGCAATTATTTCTACATGGATAGGTTTAGAAGTTGGGCTTATAGGTACGGCATTTGAAAGTATAGGAGTTGAAACAAATGCATTTGGAGTATTTTTAAATACAATTCCATTTAGATTCTATAATCTATTAATATTAGGATTTATAGTAATGACAGCTTTACTTTTAAAGGATTTTGGACCTATGAGAAAAGCTGAGTTAGAATGTAGAAGAGGGAGTCAAAATCTTACTTCAAACGAAGAAGTGAATAAAAATTTAAGTAAACATGATGATATGGAACCATTAGAGGGTGTTAAATTAAGTGTCTGGAATGCAATAATACCAATAGGAGCGTTGATAGTTGGAGCGTTATTTGCTTTTTATTACAGTGGATATACTGCAATAATGGGTGGAGAGGACACTACAGTAATTCAGCTTATGCAAAATTCACCAGCATCATTTAATGCAATAAAAGAAGCTTTTTCAAATGCAGATGCATCTGTTGCTCTTTTCCAATCAGCTTTATTTGCAGGAATAGTTGCAATGGTTATGGGTGTATGTAAAAAAATGTTTACTGTATCAGAAGCTCTAGATATTTGGGTGGATGGAATGAAAACATTAGTAATAACAGGTGTAATATTAATATGTGCATGGTCACTTTCGTCTGTAATAAAAGAATTAGGAACCGCAAAATATTTGATTACATTATTATCAGGTTCACTGCCTCCATTTATAGTACCAAGCTTAATATTTGTGCTTGGGGCAATAATATCATTTGCAACAGGGACTTCTTATGGAACAATGGGAATACTTATGCCTCTGGCTATACCACTTGCATACTCAATAAATCCAGATATGTCTTATGTAATAGTTGCAACATCAGCAGTATTAACTGGAGCTATATTTGGAGACCATTGCTCACCAATATCAGATACAACAATACTTTCATCTATGGGAGCTGGATGTAATCATATAGACCATGTTAGAACACAGATGCCTTATTCAATATTTGTGGGAGTTATTACTATAGTGTTTGGATATATACCAGCGGGATTTGGATTACCTGTCTATTTAGTTTTACCATTGGCATTTGTGGCTATGTTTATAGGAATACAAGTACTTGGTAAGAGTGTAGAAGTTGAAGATATACAAGGAAATGAATTACTAGAAAATTAA
- a CDS encoding helix-turn-helix transcriptional regulator: MKINRLTEIILILLNKNIVTAKELSDKFQVSTRTIYRDIETLSLSGVPVYMSKGKKGGIGLLEDFSINKTLLSDNDKESITLALKALSTIEYPDINSVINKVGFVNVTNYNDNWIDIDLSRWGSKTYEDDKFDKIKYSILNNKLVEFSYINSLSNQSKRIIEPIKLIYKGQSWYLYGYCRLKKDFRLFRISRIKDFEVNKQSFTKWNLKKQEINKDENKVFNTVKVKLEVKKKVLYRVFDEFNKESIIENENGNYQVTMEYPENEWLYGYILSFGPYVKVIEPLHIRNIIIEKMKETLNMYNKNT; this comes from the coding sequence ATGAAAATTAATAGATTAACAGAAATTATTTTAATACTTTTAAATAAGAATATAGTAACAGCCAAAGAATTATCAGATAAATTTCAAGTATCAACTAGAACCATATACAGAGATATAGAAACTTTATCTTTGTCTGGAGTACCAGTTTATATGAGTAAAGGTAAGAAAGGAGGTATTGGATTATTAGAAGATTTTTCAATAAATAAAACTTTATTGTCTGATAATGATAAGGAAAGTATAACATTGGCACTCAAAGCCTTGTCTACTATTGAATATCCAGATATAAATTCTGTAATTAACAAAGTTGGGTTTGTAAATGTTACAAATTACAATGATAATTGGATAGACATAGATTTATCAAGGTGGGGAAGTAAAACATATGAAGACGATAAATTCGATAAAATAAAATATTCAATTTTAAATAATAAATTAGTAGAATTTAGCTATATTAATAGCTTATCGAATCAATCAAAGAGAATTATTGAACCAATTAAGCTCATTTATAAAGGTCAAAGTTGGTACTTATATGGATACTGTAGATTAAAAAAAGACTTTAGATTATTTAGAATAAGTAGAATAAAAGATTTTGAGGTAAATAAACAGAGTTTTACAAAATGGAATTTAAAAAAGCAAGAAATAAATAAGGATGAAAATAAAGTTTTTAATACTGTTAAAGTAAAATTAGAAGTTAAAAAAAAAGTTTTATATAGGGTTTTTGATGAATTTAACAAAGAATCAATTATTGAGAATGAGAATGGAAATTATCAAGTAACTATGGAATATCCAGAGAATGAATGGTTATATGGGTATATACTTTCTTTTGGTCCATATGTCAAAGTTATTGAGCCATTACATATAAGAAATATAATTATAGAGAAAATGAAAGAAACCTTAAATATGTACAATAAAAATACTTAA
- the yiaY gene encoding L-threonine dehydrogenase encodes MAFTFYMPSVSLMGAGCSDNLPEEIKSRGFKKALIVCGKRSASSSEFKGITDNLEENGVEFVVYPGSQPNPTVTNVMDGVKVLKDNECDFVISYGGGSPHDCAKGIALVASNGGNIKDYEGVHVSKNPQLPLIAINTTAGTASEMTIFSIITDEERHVKMAIVDKHVNPVLAINDPNLMVSMPASLTAATGMDALTHAVEAYVSTASTPVTDACAQKAIELISDYLRDAVADGNNMEARDKMAYAEFLAGMAFNNASLGYVHAIAHQYGGFYNLPHGVCNAILLPAVQEFNAKVAAKQLKDCAKFMGVDISGMNDDEGAAACIAAIRKLSVDVNIPKGFAELGANEKDFDILATNALKDACGATNPVQATHDEIKAILAKVM; translated from the coding sequence ATGGCTTTTACATTTTATATGCCAAGTGTTAGTTTAATGGGAGCAGGATGTTCAGACAATTTACCAGAAGAAATAAAATCAAGAGGATTTAAAAAGGCTTTAATAGTTTGTGGAAAGAGATCTGCTAGTAGTTCGGAATTTAAAGGAATAACTGACAACTTAGAAGAAAATGGTGTAGAATTTGTTGTATATCCTGGTTCTCAACCAAATCCAACTGTTACTAATGTAATGGATGGAGTTAAAGTACTTAAGGACAATGAATGTGATTTTGTTATATCTTATGGTGGAGGATCTCCGCATGACTGTGCAAAAGGTATAGCTTTAGTTGCTAGTAATGGTGGTAATATAAAAGATTATGAAGGCGTTCATGTATCTAAAAATCCTCAGCTTCCACTTATAGCAATAAATACTACAGCTGGTACTGCTTCAGAAATGACTATATTCTCTATAATTACTGACGAAGAAAGACATGTTAAAATGGCAATAGTTGATAAACACGTTAATCCAGTTCTTGCAATAAATGACCCTAATTTAATGGTTAGTATGCCTGCTTCTTTAACTGCTGCTACAGGAATGGATGCTTTAACTCATGCAGTTGAAGCTTATGTATCTACTGCTTCTACTCCAGTTACAGATGCTTGCGCACAAAAAGCTATTGAACTTATAAGTGATTATTTAAGAGATGCAGTTGCTGATGGAAATAATATGGAAGCAAGAGATAAAATGGCTTATGCAGAATTTTTAGCAGGTATGGCATTTAATAATGCTTCACTTGGATATGTTCATGCAATAGCTCATCAATATGGTGGATTCTATAACTTACCACACGGTGTATGTAATGCAATATTGCTTCCTGCAGTTCAAGAATTTAATGCTAAAGTTGCTGCTAAGCAATTAAAAGACTGTGCTAAATTTATGGGTGTAGATATATCAGGAATGAATGATGATGAAGGCGCTGCTGCTTGTATAGCTGCAATCAGAAAATTATCTGTTGATGTCAATATACCTAAAGGATTTGCTGAACTTGGAGCTAATGAAAAAGATTTTGATATATTAGCGACTAATGCACTAAAAGATGCTTGTGGGGCGACTAATCCAGTTCAAGCTACTCATGATGAAATAAAAGCTATATTAGCAAAGGTTATGTAA
- a CDS encoding helix-turn-helix domain-containing protein, translating into MPSNKNKSVNPYITKSIKYINQNLKKKITINEICQYINLSKYYFSRMFKNEIGVTPYRYIMNCKVEAIKYDLSEGVDINTIVSKYEFYDLSHLNKNFIKVYGITPLEYQESCKLKNK; encoded by the coding sequence ATGCCAAGTAATAAAAATAAGAGCGTTAATCCTTATATTACCAAGTCCATAAAATATATTAATCAAAATTTAAAGAAAAAAATAACAATTAACGAAATTTGTCAGTATATTAACTTATCTAAATATTATTTTTCACGAATGTTCAAAAATGAAATTGGTGTAACTCCATACAGATATATAATGAATTGCAAAGTAGAGGCTATAAAATATGATTTATCTGAGGGAGTAGACATAAACACCATAGTAAGTAAATATGAGTTTTACGATTTAAGTCATCTTAACAAGAATTTCATAAAAGTGTATGGAATAACACCATTAGAATATCAAGAATCCTGTAAGTTAAAGAATAAATAA
- a CDS encoding KamA family radical SAM protein → MNNTESLKKNITKAEDLNLYMNLTKDEEIKMNEILEKYPMSITPYYLSLIDFNDPNDPIKKMCIPSIEEIDLSGSFDTSGEADNTVITGMQHKYEQTVIVLSTSHCAMYCRHCFRKRLVGLSDEEIATHFEEMLEYVKNHEKISNVLISGGDSFLNSNSKIEKFLAALCDIPHIDLIRFGTRIPVVYPERITRDNELKEILSKYGQKKQIYVVTQFNHPREVTKEAIDAIRYLRDAGVIVKNQTVLLRGVNDSIEILGELLKNITSIGIVPYYVFQCRPVTGVKNQFQVPLKEGIDIVEGAKSLQNGQGKCFKYCLSTTKGKIEIIGKIEENDIVFKFHQAKCKEDRARIFIEKVDDNQTWIY, encoded by the coding sequence TTGAATAATACAGAGTCATTGAAAAAAAATATAACTAAAGCAGAAGATTTAAATTTATACATGAACCTAACAAAAGATGAAGAAATAAAAATGAATGAAATACTTGAAAAATATCCTATGTCTATTACACCTTATTATCTATCTTTAATTGATTTTAACGACCCAAATGATCCTATAAAAAAAATGTGTATACCTTCGATAGAAGAAATTGATTTAAGTGGAAGTTTTGATACGAGTGGAGAAGCAGATAATACTGTTATTACAGGAATGCAACATAAATATGAACAAACAGTCATAGTACTGTCTACAAGTCATTGTGCAATGTACTGTAGACATTGCTTTAGAAAACGTTTAGTAGGTTTATCAGATGAAGAAATAGCTACACATTTTGAAGAAATGTTAGAATATGTTAAAAATCATGAAAAAATAAGCAATGTACTTATTTCTGGAGGAGATTCATTTTTAAATAGTAATAGTAAAATTGAAAAATTTTTAGCAGCCTTATGTGATATTCCTCATATTGATTTGATTAGATTTGGAACAAGAATACCTGTAGTTTATCCTGAGAGAATAACAAGAGATAATGAACTTAAAGAGATACTTAGCAAATATGGTCAAAAAAAACAAATTTATGTAGTAACTCAATTTAATCATCCTAGAGAGGTGACTAAGGAAGCTATTGATGCAATAAGATATTTAAGAGATGCTGGCGTTATAGTAAAAAATCAAACAGTTTTGTTAAGGGGAGTAAATGATAGTATTGAAATTCTTGGAGAGTTGCTAAAAAATATTACTTCTATTGGAATAGTACCATATTATGTATTTCAGTGTAGACCAGTTACAGGTGTAAAAAATCAATTTCAAGTTCCGCTTAAAGAAGGTATTGATATAGTAGAAGGAGCTAAAAGTTTGCAAAATGGCCAAGGTAAATGTTTTAAATATTGTTTGTCTACAACAAAGGGGAAAATTGAAATAATAGGAAAAATAGAAGAAAATGATATAGTATTTAAATTTCATCAAGCAAAATGCAAAGAGGATAGAGCAAGAATATTTATAGAAAAAGTTGATGATAATCAAACCTGGATATATTAA
- a CDS encoding GyrI-like domain-containing protein codes for MKHEWRKKEKQYYLPKAKPEIINMGKFKFIRIAGNGNPNSEEFSEKVGALYSIAYAIKMMPKKSITPDGYFDYTVYPLEGIWGLDEEGKKKDVFDKNNLVYNIMIRQPDFVTKEVFDLAVNLTKKKKTNKYLDEIEFDKIDEGMCVQMMHTGPFDEEYKTFEVMKKFCGDKNLSIKDKNHREIYISDFRKTSPEKLKTVLRYMVEAN; via the coding sequence ATGAAACATGAATGGAGAAAAAAAGAAAAGCAATATTATTTACCAAAAGCAAAACCTGAAATTATAAATATGGGAAAATTTAAGTTTATAAGAATAGCAGGTAATGGCAACCCAAATAGTGAGGAATTTTCTGAGAAAGTAGGGGCATTATATTCAATAGCTTATGCAATCAAGATGATGCCTAAAAAAAGTATAACTCCAGATGGGTACTTTGATTACACTGTATATCCATTGGAAGGAATTTGGGGTTTAGACGAAGAAGGTAAGAAAAAAGATGTATTTGATAAAAATAATTTAGTTTATAACATAATGATTAGACAACCTGATTTTGTAACTAAAGAAGTTTTTGATTTAGCAGTTAATCTTACTAAGAAGAAAAAAACTAACAAGTACTTAGATGAAATAGAATTTGATAAGATAGATGAAGGTATGTGTGTTCAAATGATGCATACAGGACCTTTTGATGAAGAATACAAAACATTTGAAGTTATGAAAAAATTTTGTGGAGATAAGAATCTATCAATAAAAGATAAAAATCATAGGGAAATTTACATTTCTGACTTTAGAAAAACCTCACCAGAAAAACTTAAAACAGTTTTGAGATATATGGTAGAAGCTAATTGA